TATTTATTAAATGTAACAGTAAATAGAAGGAGAAAAAAGAGGCTGAATATGCAATCTTAAGATCGAGCTTGCATTCATATTGTGGACTTTTGCCCAGCAAAGAAGCTCTTTTGCTTTAAATAATGCTTGACCTGTCCTATTAAGTTTAGTTAAaaattaagagcccgtttggattggcttataagttacttataagcggttttcagcttttttgagtgtttggctgaccaacttaaagtcattttgtgcttaaaataagccccaataaaaaaatgggtttgtttggatggacttattttaagcaacttataagtaaaaaaaaaataagttgggctgcacctatttttttgtaacttataagcagttttcagctttaaagttacttaaaataagtccatccaaacaggctctaagtcTTACCCTGCCCCTCTACCCTGGCCCACTAATTGTCGTCCCGCGCCACTCTGCCCTGTTAAGGATTTGACCTGCCCTATCCCACCTCTATGCTGCCATATCGACATCCCTAATCTTCTCCCTATACAAAATGTGCTTATCATACAACAAAATTAACAATATTGTGTTGCTCTAAGAGCTTCAAAGTGTGACACTGTGCtttgatttttgttttattCTAACCCTTTATTGTAAGAACAGGGAAGGGACTAATCTAGAAATGTGTTTTGAAAGGGAGGGGTTGGGGGTGGGGGAGGGAATTTTTGAACCAAACCTTTACAAAACACCTTAAGATAATATGGTAATTCTCAATACAAAGGCATATCTGAGCAAGGCACTTCTATTacttccaacaacaacaacaacaacaaattcagTGTAATTCCACAGGTGGGGTTTGGCGAGGGTATAGTGTACCTAAACCTTATTCTACCTTGAGTAGGTAGAGAGTttgtttccaatagaccctCGGCTGAAATGAATGATGAAAAAGAAGCAACAGAAACAAcagcaagaaaataaaatattgaggCTAAAGAAATAACAGGTAGTAATAGAAATCTAAAGATAAGGAACAAGAGAAGACTAATACTAATACTCTGAGAATGAGAGCTTCTATTTACTTCTGTAGGATTATGTTTATCTCATATCTGATCCTTCATAAGACATGTTGCGTATAATGATGTGACTATCTACTAACCCTCTAGGCATGTGTATTTGCTAACATTTTTTTGAAGATCTTTATCTCTCCAAATTTTTGTTAGCATCCATTGTCTTTCACTTGATGCATTATTCCTAtattatgatgttttcacttACTAGTTGCTTCTTGTTTGCTTGAAGTGATTTTAACCGATTTTTCTTCTACTTCTCCACTTCTAATATTTGATTGTTCTTTTGTGCTGCAAAGAATAATTTTACTCTTCCTCTGAGTTCCTCGTCTCTATTCGTTCTTCTTGACTGAGTTTTCCTTGTTACAAACTGACAGGGTCTAGAGGTTTGCTGTTTTACACCAAAGAAACAATTTGAGGTTTGCTGCATATTTTCGCTTGGCTGCTTGAAGATTTTTTACATTTCCTTTTCCTAAGCTACTTAGTGTTCAAATAGCATACTTGCAAATTGTGATCTTGCATGGTCTGAAATATTGCATTTGCAAAGCAAGATAGGAGCTCCTAGCAGATGAGAATAGTTCCTTCTTTTCTATATCTATAATTCACTCTCTTTACTTTTTTCAATTTCCTTATTACAAGGGAGGTTGAAAATCTGTTACAGAATAAGCTACTCTTCTTTCATAAGCAAATGTACTTGGAGCTTTTGTAGACTCTGCTCCTATCTCATCCGCTGCTCTAGCTAATTGTCTTCCCTTTATAAGTGTGATTTCTATCTTATGTATGGCCATGTCTTAGGGCATATCGTTTGAAATAGATTCTTCTTTTGATTAATTGTCAAACTGTTTTTCGAGCATCTTCCAAAACATAGGATTTTTTGGATGTAGATGATGATACTTATAGATACATAtcttctatgtatatatatatatatatagtagaatGAAGTAGCAACATGGGTATTTTGACATagttttttcaataaaattctcAGTAGAAGCACTTTTGAGTTGTTTGGCTTGTGTAACTATCGTTTGAAATTTTTATtcacaaaatttcaacttttttctAGTAAAATCATGTTCAAACacaacttcaaattttaaaaattgctacttcaaaactcaaattttcaaatttgatgTAGGAAAATGCTGAGATAGCAagaaattcttttcttttagttttATATTAGAGATGTCCTTGATAAAATTTAACCTATCATATTCTTTTAGTTAAATGTTATTAAGAACATTTCTTATACGGTCAACTCATTTTAGTTGAACTTGATTTCTGCTGCTATGTGTGGTTTGGTAACTATTTCTTTTCTACGTATATTTTAGAATACCTTTCTTATTATTTGCGATGTCTTCATAATTTCTATTTTCTCCTTTCAAACCTATTTTGATATGTGCTATCTGAGCTGAGTATCTTTCAAAAATAGTCTCTTTACCTCGACTAGGTAAAGATAAAAGTCTGTACATTCTCTATCTTCTCACATGCGAAAATTCACATAGTAGATTGTTGTTTCTTGCAGTTTTATTCTTTTGTATTGGTGTAATACTATTGAACTTATAAATCGAGTTGTAAAGGTAGATAAAATATTGTCTTAGCTTTCTTTTACTTTAGTATCTTTTTTTTGTCAATTAAAtctaaaaacaaaaaataataaagtttcGAAATCTATTTTTGGCCGAACGCCCATTAAACAAAgggaaaatataagaaatagaGGCATTAAATGACATGTCAAAGAAATTAGACAacgagcccgtttggatgggcttaaaaaagtaacttttatgtatgaagtgtttttagaactttgaagtgctgaaagttatttttataaataagcagttgagtgtttggataaaagtgcttaaatgaggaaaatggtGTGAATTTTGAGggttaaaagaacaaaaatggtagtttgggaatttagttaaaatataagggatataaaaataatttctatggtcaaagaaaatgactttaaatacttagaaaaaaaaagttaggaatcctaacttttcattcttgactgactttaaaaactttatgacttaaagttagcattagacaaacacatccaaaaactccaaacgggctcaatatttaaagtttgaaaCTTGTAACCAACTACAAGGATTAGAAGAAATTCAGGCATATTTCACTTTAGAAAATTGTTCATAATTGATGGAAGTTCCCAAATTTAGAATATTCTTCTGCTTTCTTACGGTTCAACATTTTTATATTGATGCATTTATTCATGATTGAGTATTTAagtttgattttatatttattaaaaattgtaaaaaatataatttgttcCTCGATTgtaaaataaattcaagaatttaatgattaattgtaaaaataaattcattataCATAATATTCGTTGTTTCTtaataatcaaatattattCATTGGATCTTTACTAAAAACAATCAATTTCTGATGGTGAGAGACTAAACTATAGAGTAATTTCCTCAAACAATCACTCATGTTTGAGAAAATGCCTTGAAATATcacttttgtttgttttaggATTACAATATCACCCAACTATTCATATTTCCCCAAAATATACTtcaaacaataaatatatttttctctctccTAATGAGATGACATGTcacattattcttttttttcacaatttttttaattcttttaaatGATCCATATTTTAtaactaaataaaaatttattactattccatattgttaaaaaaagaaattttattgtTATCAAAATGTCATATCTTATTTTTAACtcaatttacttttatttatttattttattaaaaataaacttgcatatatatttatctatacATATCAAAGAGGAtgataaaaaagaattttatttttacttttagtaTCAACTATTCATTCTAAATTATTTCTCATTTTTGATAACTAAAAGTAagaataaaattcatttttattattctcttgatatgataaaatagataaatacaaatgtaattttatttttaatataataaataaataaataaaattattaaatgtaAACGGAgttaaaaatatgatatgaaatttaataacaataattttttttaacaatatggaaaagtaataaatttttattagttATAAAATATGGATGatttaaaatagttttaaaaaattattttaaaaaggaataatgtaacacctcaaaaaatTTTACGCTAAAACTCGAATCATTCTTTGTATGTGTATAGGCTCGAATCCAATAAATTCTATTGTAATATAATTGTTATGACTGATTCTTTAGTGTTTGAGGTGTGTCACAATGATCCTCCAGCACCAAGTTGAGTCGAAAGAtttcttaccgattgagtttcgacatagattttacttgggtcaacttcaaacggcCATATCTTCTAGAATAAGACGAACTAGGTGGATCAttactatcaaattaaaggtctttgagtaaTCTtcccaacgccaccaagtttgcctcatttcgaGTTCgaaataaaaagttatgaccattttactagaggTTGTCAGACTATCAAAAGTTACGGGTAAACTTTACGACTTGTAGAGATTTGTATGGCTCGTAGAAATGACCCGTAGAACCTCcaaaacacttagaaaaattttcaaaagtaAAGTCATTCCTACGAGTGATGATGACGACTCGTTAAAAAATATACGAggagattcagagactcaattTTCAGAGTTTGACAGGACGAGTGGATCCTACGACTCGTCAAAGTtttgacgagtcgtagaaacGACCTGTACAAGGccaaaattagattttttttcgAAGGATAGTTTGGCCTTTTTTCACCCTTTTTCAATCAAAACCTCGACGTTTTGGGAttattttgagtcccttaacAGTACCCTATGTGCTTAAgtcctcattaacacttagtttatttgagagcaagaattggagaagagaaagaagctagggttcaagcgttcaCTCCCATCTTTCAaacttttgattgttcttcgagttctaggtatgtaaggctactcagaGCGTTGGGTTGAATCCGCCCAGGCGCCCAACATGTAATTCTTCAAAATTGATTTCGAGTGGAGTTTTACCCTAAATGTAGAATTGAGTCTTTGATGTCAATTGATACTTCCTCGAAGTTTTCTTcatttatttatgtattgatGATGTCCCTGATGTTGAGTAGTCATTGAGATGTATATCCATGCATTCATCCACATAAATCTTAATTGAGTTATGATCATACTTTGTCCATATATTACTTGAGGTCGAGATTGATTATTTCATGCATAAAATAAAGTATTGTTTTCAAATTGAGATGAAGCATATTTTTAAATGAGtttgataaaattaaaaatagagcTAAATGAGAATTTTGAACAAGATTTTTTGATGACGACGTGAATGGTGCTTTCTTTTAACCAAGCAATGTGATGATTAATGAAGAGggaatgatgatgatgatgttttgagatgagtTCGAGGTTTAAATAaaaagttcaatgagactaaataatgatgttaatatgagcaaaTGTTTTGatagtagtattgagcaccgagttgggtaagagctTGATACactcaaaccccataactaTATAGCCAATGTAGGATAGAGGCTACGCCTCTCTTGTCCCAAAGGAGGACTTGATGATTGGATTCATAGATGTTGATGTTCATTACCCTTTCGAGGCTTGACAAATAATGTGACATGTCATCCCATaactaaaagtaaaaataaaattcctttttattattatcttgatatgataaaataaataaatacaaatgcaattttatttttaatataataaataaaagtaaatttattaaaagtaaACGGGgttaaaaatatgatatggcatttaataacaaaaaaaatctttttttttaacaatatggAATTAGTTATAAAATATGGATGgtttaaaatagtttaaaaaatTGGTTACAAAAGGAATAATATGACATGTCATCCCATTTATCAGAGAGGAAAATGTCTTTattattttaagtatattttgGGGAAAATATGAATAGTTGGATGATATTGTAGttctaaatgaaaaaaaagtgaTATTTCTAGGCAATTTCTCAAAATGGATCACTGATTGGGGAAATTAGTAACACAAGAAATTTCTTGAAACCATATCCAAAAATGACTTCTGATTTAAAAGATgttacaaaatcaacaatgaaaTATCAAATACGTAAAACATTATGTGAGTACAAAAAAATCATTCCACATGTACTTTAAAAGATTTGCAATCGTGACAACACCGAAACTTTTagatataataaaaaaagttaGAGATGAATTTCAACTAGATTTACATTTTAACAAAAAACAAAACagaatagaatcatatttcactaaattgtcttagatttatttgtatttttgaataattattaatttataatattaataagactgtatatttatatatgagtcttctgaaaatatattatcttattatCTTATCGAAATGAGTGAGTTTTTTCATTGACCCGAGTAGGGATCtgagaaaaatattatcttagagatattattaatttattgagTATTAATTTTGTGACTTTTAGTTACCAAAAATAAGTATTATTATATTCTTGTAAAtcctatttttttaaagaaaaaaaaaatcttgtccAGATGCTTTAGGCTTATCCAGTCTGTCAACCTCACTCAACAGTATTATCGTGTTGTCTTCTCATTGGTCAGTTCATAATCACATGGATTGTAAATCTTCTCATCTCACAGCCGTTGATTTTATCAAATATCAACGGCTCAAAATACTCTTCTCCCAAGAAACCATTTTCTTCAAGCACAAGTCCCATATATAAAACGTCAGCTCACTGTAACTCAAAATTCCATCATAATCAATTTTGACTATAAGCAATACAATCACTTCTCACAAATTATTTgctgaaattattatttgggtTTTCATTTGTTTTTTCTGAGGTATaaaaatggagaagaaaggtGCTGGTGGAAGAAAGGGTGGTGGTCCAAAGAAGAAGCCAGTTACAAGATCTGTTAAGGCTGGATTACAGTTTCCGGTGGGTAGAATTGGTCGTTATTTGAAAAAGGGTCGTTATTCTCAGCGAATTGGAACTGGTGCTCCTGTTTATCTTGCTGCTGTTCTTGAGTATCTTGCTGCTGAGGTATATATATCTCTAATTCtttgagttttttttgtatttggggATTTGTTGTTAGCTAAAATTGTTATGTTGTGTTGTCGAAGTTGTGTTTTTGTGTATTTATTAGTTTTGGGGTTAGTTACTTTGAGTGTGAGATCcggataatttttaattttagctCGTCGTTTGATCGTAAATTTTTGAAAttgtaatttgaaaatttgaatttgtgtGTGAATGGAAGTCCAAATTGATATGAGCTAGTTTTTGTGAATTTGATCAAATTCCATGGCTTTGactaataattttcaaaaatcactCTCTAAAATCTATGGCCAGCTAGCTTAGATcttctaatttttctttaaaaagatGAATTGTAATTATAGATTTCATGTTAATATGAAGTTTTTATTAGTTTAAACTTGAATGTATGAAGATTGAGATTAGTTGATCAATTTGATTGATTAACATTATAATGCTTTGAAATCATTGTCATAAGCAAGCTTATAAATCACCTAAGTATTAGTATTAGTGTGAGATTTATACAATTTTGCTTTTAGAGTATTTCGAATTTGCTGAAATACATTTGGAATAGGTGCAAATTGAGACTTGTTaatcaattgatttgatatttttgttatgttaTAAGTTCGATTTGGTGTTGATTGTGGtgacaatttttttctctttgtttaggTATTGGAATTGGCTGGAAATGCAGCAAGAGACAACAAGAAGAATAGAATTATACCAAGGCATGTTTTGTTAGCTGTGAGGAACGATGAAGAACTCGGAAAACTTCTAGCTGGTGTAACCATTGCTCATGGAGGTGTTCTTCCTAACATCAATCCAGTTCTTTTGCCTAAGAAATCCGATAAAGTTGGAAAAGAACATGCTAAATCACCATCTAAGGCTACCAAATCACCACGAAAGGCCTAAATTTTTGACGAACAACTTCTCATTGGGCAATGGAGATTGTACTAAAGTTGTATGAATTAGGATTTATGACTTCGTTTTTGTTTCTAATAATCTGTTAATGTATGTAGTTTTGGTATCTATTACTGCTTGTTGTAGGACTTGAAAATCTGTTGAAAACTAGGAAcagtttatttattttatgttttgtaaAACAAATGATTTGCAGTTAATCAAGTATTACTTCAGTGgttaaatttgaagaaaatttcTTGTTTGTCTAATGAAGTTTTATCTATCTTTTGGTTGTGTTTTTTTGGGGTTGGAATGCCCTCCTTGGTGGCAGAGGCGGATCTAGCATGTAattagggggttcatccgaatccccttcggcgaaaaattatactatttatacatggttaaaatatttttttatatataaatagtagatgtcgaacccccttcggctagttcgtgtatctattttttcagattttgaactcCTTATTAAAAATTTTGAGTCCGCCACTGCTTGGTGGTACCCCGATTCTCGACGGCGCGAGCTTCTTGTCTCAGCCAATCTCCCCTTGAAGAATCAAGGACTGTCATAATCTTTATAATCTTGACCTTGACCAAAAGAAGTGAGATGACAATCTGATGACTCCATCAATGGAGTCTTTACAAGCAGCAAATAGAAGCAAAGAAGGCAACGAAGGTGAAGCACACAGTGACCACAGAACAGAGAAGAGAAGATGAATAGATGAAGAGATAAAGTGTAGAGAGAAGGAGGAGAAaagtatagagagagaaagaaaaatcTGTAAATGAATTGTATTACTTCTTCAGTAGGGTCTTGCACCCTTATATACTATACTATTTGTACAAAGTGATATATTGAGTATATGTACAAATATACTTAGTAACTAATTCAGTTACTAACAACTTTCTAACAAATTGTAACTAATTCACAACTAATTCTAACAACTTCTTAACCATGTTGCTTGCCACTACCAACTATGGTTAACACTCCTCCTCAAGCTCATGGTTTGAAGAGATTCAGTACACCAACTTTGTTCAGTAGTTGTTGATGCTGTGTTTTCCCTAAGCTTTTTGTGAGAATATCAGCTAGTTGATCCTTGGTATGAATGAAGCTAGTTTTCAGCATTCCTTGACATATCCTCTCTCTTACAAAATGACAGTCTATATCAATGTGTTTGGTCCTTTCATGGAAGATAGGATTTGCAGCAATTTGGATTGCTGCTTTGCTGTCACATATCATATTCACAGGAAGTTCAATGGGAACTCTTAGTTCTTTGAACAAGCTTAGCAGCCAGGTGACCTCAGCTGCACAGTTGTGACCTCAGCTGCACAGTTGGCCATGCTTCTAAACTCAGCTTCAGCTGAGCTCCTGGACACTGTCTcttgtttctttgatttccaaGAGATCAAGGCTCCACCAAACTTTACCAGATATCCAGTAACTGATCTTCTTGTTTCAAGACAAGCTCCCAGTCTGAATCACAGTAGGTAGTTAGTGTATTTGTCTGATCAGATGACATTAGTAGTCCAAGACCTGGAGCTTCCTTAAGGTATCTAACAACTCTAAGTGTTGCCTCCATGTGTGATTCTTTGGGATTATGCATGTACTGGCTCAGTACCTGGACTGTAAAGGCTATATCAGGTCTGGTCATGGTGAGGTACAAGAGTCTTCCCACAAGTCTTTGA
This DNA window, taken from Solanum dulcamara chromosome 3, daSolDulc1.2, whole genome shotgun sequence, encodes the following:
- the LOC129882210 gene encoding histone H2A-like; amino-acid sequence: MEKKGAGGRKGGGPKKKPVTRSVKAGLQFPVGRIGRYLKKGRYSQRIGTGAPVYLAAVLEYLAAEVLELAGNAARDNKKNRIIPRHVLLAVRNDEELGKLLAGVTIAHGGVLPNINPVLLPKKSDKVGKEHAKSPSKATKSPRKA